One Spinacia oleracea cultivar Varoflay chromosome 4, BTI_SOV_V1, whole genome shotgun sequence DNA segment encodes these proteins:
- the LOC130459168 gene encoding uncharacterized protein has translation MSSGSPCASKKCYCGIPSKMLTSWTTDNPGRKFLTCKFSDVHTGRKGCGWFYWVDPDVVEWQRVVTNELVVEKRLLKTELRVMMTELQKLEDDKALLVAANERLERICNGGVAGMKGTKDKGQEIVHSVFWFVVGLVVCCVLKFVMKFL, from the coding sequence ATGTCGAGTGGGTCTCCTTGTGCTTCAAAAAAATGTTATTGTGGCATTCCATCCAAGATGTTGACATCGTGGACAACTGATAACCCGGGGAGAAAATTCCTGACTTGTAAGTTCTCTGATGTACACACTGGTAGGAAAGGATGTGGTTGGTTTTATTGGGTTGATCCTGATGTTGTGGAGTGGCAAAGAGTCGTGACGAATGAACTGGTGGTGGAGAAGAGATTGCTGAAAACAGAGTTGAGGGTCATGATGACAGAATTGCAGAAGTTGGAGGATGACAAAGCCCTTCTTGTTGCTGCCAATGAGAGGCTTGAAAGGATATGCAATGGTGGAGTGGCTGGAATGAAGGGGACAAAGGATAAGGGCCAAGAAATTGTCCATTCTGTATTTTGGTTTGTTGTAGGATTAGTTGTTTGTTGTGTGTTGAAGTTTGTAATGAAGTTCCTCTAG
- the LOC130459970 gene encoding uncharacterized protein translates to MKTTGSGPKDKGKGIMPTNRQGGSQIRNEQLGYIDLAIWMGGKFVFNKGETDYVGGKLYTRLTVWLHELTVFSLRELVMKGMSGTIGRIIENFSVWFRLHGMNLTKGRKIIHTHDDIGRLLETKDGSNRVILYIIEESKPAFIGPSVTYQTANFKPPRPLKQATQSNPSGPQRTLTQPITTKPAGPSTVTLKQVKMEPLQSKFSLVRRSPRLGFDPDVIYMGKGTGPSENPSTVKEPKKTQLKKPIASATVKASVPKPIPSNISSVDPHTPSIEPTEIPPHTTTTPTKPSKTPLPANPPLLSPDLKTSTPRRKSVAQKGKKVKGKAGKVGKKKGKGKKKDPGDCLFENDEFGDWSESDSDFSDLDVEFEPGEEDRKQLEEDELFCEPLSTVLRGNKRVDKVAAPEVEEQVDLAPEVEEQVDLEHEVDYDSEELRSLCGSDDEVDPYPTFNPESDFKKKIVLSLGLKFPSVHAVRKAIRYHSIENHYDYYLLHNGRKRVSVYCRYRCSCPWDKKHAKLVKCVCDDPHKCRFKIHVKKLRMEETFQIKSLRLKHTCGVVHSSSKITSEWLAEKYLEEWRSEPYWRLVKFRERVYKETGLHIGYYKSWFARARAKLILYGDAADEYAAVYDYGYAILQYNPGSSAYVQCQIRDNPTPFFQRLYVCFEALKVGFKNGCRPLIGVDGCHLKGAHPGMILVAVSKDGNNNIFPVAWAVVEVENADSWTWFLDLLMKDIGHHDGEGLTLMSDRQKGLLDAISVVSSKAEVRFCARHIWANFKNKFSGTAYKDLFWAAARSTTKHWHDSYMAEIKELNEDAYNYLSDIPPVHWCRHAFGSNSRSNMLLNNLCETFNAVIREARDKPIITCLDWIRRYVMRRNAEKWEGIQKYEGRFMPFVEKVLAWVYEASLNCIVCPSRLDEWEVETAFDRHVVDLKELTCTCFRWELTGIPCPHAYACIVKKRWRPEDFVHECYSKAKYLATYSPHIKPMPGMKQWKKTDLPRPLPPLLRKMPGRPKSHKRKKEAGEDAEERFVKRGKKPNNCSNCKQPGHNKRKCNNPPGVIQPKEPGRDPSKNPWVVADRNKRAARVLRRYNAESVTQPQQQNSSAATMQQTFNAPPQSSQTGSYQPPPLSQTSSQQPGQTASQHPGPSSQTSTHQPQTSLPPKLRPKLQTTKKPVWHI, encoded by the exons ATGAAAACGACAGGAAGTGGTCCAAAGGATAAGGGAAAGGGGATAATGCCAACGAACCGACAAGGTGGATCCCAAATCAG GAATGAGCAGTTGGGTTACATTGATCTTGCAATATGGATGGGGGGAAAGTTTGTTTTCAATAAGGGGGAAACTGATTATGTTGGTGGGAAGTTGTATACTAGATTGACAGTGTGGTTGCATGAGTTAACTGTTTTTAGTTTGAGGGAGCTTGTAATGAAAGGGATGAGTGGAACTATAGGGAGGATTATTGAGAATTTCAGTGTATGGTTTAGGCTACATGGGATGAATTTGACTAAGGGTAGGAAGATTATACACACTCATGATGATATAGGGAGGTTATTGGAGACAAAAGATGGGTCTAACAGGGTGATTTTGTACATTATTGAGGAATCCAAACCAGCTTTTATTGGCCCATCTGTTACCTACCAAACTGCCAACTTTAAACCACCAAGACCACTGAAACAAGCTACACAAAGCAATCCTTCTGGGCCACAAAGAACACTGACCCAGCCCATTACAACCAAACCTGCTGGCCCATCAACAGTGACCCTAAAACAAGTGAAAATGGAACCACTTCAGTCAAAGTTTTCCCTAGTTAGGAGAAGCCCAAGGCTTGGTTTTGATCCTGATGTGATTTACATGGGAAAGGGTACAGGGCCAAGTGAGAATCCATCCACTGTAAAAGAACCCAAAAAAACCCAATTAAAAAAGCCAATTGCTTCAGCCACTGTCAAAGCAAGTGTTCCTAAACCTATTCCCTCAAATATATCTTCAGTTGATCCTCACACTCCAAGTATAGAACCAACAGAAATCCCTCCTCATACCACCACCACTCCCACAAAACCTTCAAAAACACCTCTGCCTGCAAACCCACCTCTTCTTAGTCCAGATTTGAAGACCTCTACCCCTAGGAGAAAGAGTGTAGCACAGAAGGGGAAAAAGGTCAAAGGAAAAGCAGGAAAAGTAGGGAAGAAAAAGgggaaaggaaagaaaaaggatCCTGGGGACTGTTTATTTGAAAATGATGAGTTTGGTGATTGGTCTGAAAGTGATTCAGACTTTTCAGATTTAGATGTGGAGTTTGAACCAGGGGAAGAGGACAGAAAACAACTAGAGGAGGATGAGTTGTTCTGTGAGCCATTGTCTACTGTGTTGAGGGGAAATAAGAGGGTAGATAAGGTTGCAGCACCTGAGGTGGAAGAACAAGTGGATCTAGCACCTGAGGTGGAAGAACAAGTGGATCTAGAACATGAGGTGGATTATGATTCAGAGGAGCTTAGAAGTCTTTGTGGTTCAGATGATGAAGTAGATCCATACCCTACCTTTAATCCAGAGTCAGACTTCAAGAAAAAGATTGTGCTCAGTTTGGGTTTAAAGTTCCCGAGTGTTCATGCTGTTAGGAAAGCGATAAGGTATCATTCGATCGAGAACCACTACGATTACTACCTTCTTCATAATGGAAGGAAGAGGGTGAGTGTGTATTGTAGGTATAGATGTAGTTGTCCATGGGATAAAAAGCATGCAAAGCTTGTAAAGTGTGTGTGTGATGATCCACATAAGTGTAGGTTTAAGATTCATGTGAAGAAACTAAGGATGGAAGAAACGTTTCAGATCAAGTCTTTAAGGTTAAAGCATACTTGTGGTGTGGTTCattcaagttctaaaatcaCATCGGAGTGGTTAGCTGAGAAGTATTTGGAGGAGTGGAGGTCAGAACCATATTGGAGGCTTGTTAAGTTTAGGGAAAGGGTTTACAAGGAAACGGGGCTACATATTGGATACTACAAGTCATGGTTTGCTAGGGCTAGAGCCAAATTGATTCTGTATGGGGATGCTGCAGATGAGTATGCTGCTGTGTATGACTATGGGTATGCAATTCTTCAATACAATCCTGGTTCTTCAGCCTATGTACAATGCCAGATTAGAGACAACCCCACTCCGTTCTTTCAAAGATTGTACGTCTGTTTTGAGGCTCTCAAAGTGGGTTTTAAGAATGGATGTAGGCCCCTGATTGGAGTAGATGGTTGTCACCTTAAAGGGGCTCATCCAGGAATGATCTTAGTGGCTGTGAGCAAAGATGGAAATAACAATATTTTTCCCGTAGCTTGGGCAGTGGTGGAAGTTGAGAATGCTGACAGTTGGACATGGTTTCTTGATTTGCTGATGAAGGACATAGGACACCATGACGGAGAAGGATTGACTCTTATGTCTGATAGGCAAAAG GGACTATTGGATGCTATATCTGTTGTGAGTTCAAAAGCCGAGGTCAGATTTTGTGCTAGACACATATGGGCTAACTTCAAGAATAAATTCAGTGGCACAGCCTATAAGGACCTGTTTTGGGCAGCAGCAAGATCAACAACTAAG CATTGGCATGATTCTTACATGGCTGAAATCAAAGAGCTAAACGAGGATGCATATAACTACTTGAGTGACATACCTCCTGTTCATTGGTGTAGACATGCATTTGGATCGAATTCTAGGTCTAACATGTTGCTCAACAACCTTTGTGAGACATTTAATGCTGTGATAAGGGAAGCTAGGGATAAACCAATAATAACCTGCCTAGATTGGATTAGGAGGTACGTAATGAGAAGGAATGCTGAGAAGTGGGAGGGTATTCAAAAGTATGAGGGGAGGTTTATGCCATTTGTTGAGAAGGTTTTAGCTTGGGTTTATGAAGCATCTTTGAATTGTATAGTCTGTCCTTCTAGATTAGATGAGTGGGAGGTGGAAACTGCTTTTGATAGGCATGTGGTAGATTTGAAGGAGTTGACATGCACATGCTTTAGGTGGGAGTTAACGGGAATACCATGTCCACATGCTTATGCATGTATTGTGAAGAAGAGGTGGAGGCCTGAAGATTTTGTTCATGAGTGTTACTCAAAGGCCAAATACTTAGCAACTTACTCGCCTCATATCAAGCCAATGCCCGGGATGAAGCAGTGGAAGAAAACAGATTTGCCTCGACCTTTGCCTCCACTGTTAAGGAAAATGCCAGGAAGGCCTAAGTCACataagagaaagaaagaagcaGGTGAGGATGCTGAGGAGAGGTTTGTGAAGCGAGGGAAAAAGCCGAATAACTGCTCAAACTGTAAACAACCAGGCCACAACAAGAGAAAGTGCAATAATCCACCTGGTGTTATTCAGCCCAAGGAACCAGGGAGGGATCCCTCCAAGAACCCATGGGTTGTTGCTGACAGAAACAAGAGGGCTGCAAGAGTTTTAAGG AGGTATAATGCTGAATCAGTCACTCAACCACAGCAACAAAACTCAAGTGCAGCTACCATGCAACAGACATTTAATGCTCCACCTCAATCCAGTCAGACAGGGAGTTATCAACCTCCTCCACTCAGTCAGACCTCAAGTCAGCAACCAGGTCAGACAGCAAGTCAGCATCCAGGTCCATCCAGCCAAACATCAACTCATCAGCCTCAAACATCACTCCCTCCAAAACTCAGACCCAAATTGCAGACAACAAAGAAACCAGTGTGGCATATTTAA
- the LOC110783627 gene encoding proton pump-interactor 1, producing MGVEVAGSELPKENGGDVKTKLFGLENGKIDFSEVITFGSHGVDEVQSTGEANEASNASFPKDAVDEWPQVQTHYFHFVRRHRSLEDPSLNAKIEEARKDIQKKSEKINQLYEDLRVKNSEKSELYDELNAIKGEKEQNWAFINEKRSQMKPLQEALGSLRGGGGGEKGFRICSTEEELNQLIKSVEYRMQHETMSLKEEKQLVKEIKELEATRPKVIAEMARRAEIQESMGQKDVLQDQVKLLGTNLDGVRKQQADIKAKTNRLGPQLDAVKKQVDTILKELAKAKEQKDKALENSRNLWSLREEGSKDFNQSRNILRQAENLAVTKDVKALKELNNAEVEKFMAQWNSNKAFRDDYEKKILTSLDKRQLSRDGRMRNFDEKPLVARAEPPRPSETDVASKATSKKEVAKTTSKAENLPAEKAQKELNKGSKDSKTTSERELELELEEDVFVVDKPKKTTEISAEKLKEMKKEEEKEKQRQALERKKKMQEKAAAKAALRIQKEAEKKIKERERKLKKKEASTVQATNEEEPTENPDENADNSDEVEEVVETPVPSKAKVQQENALRHRRPIKTRGTLPKAILKKKKSDKYWLWGSAAAAAVVVVLLLFVLGYKYLF from the exons ATGGGTGTAGAAGTTGCAGGATCTGAATTGCCCAAGGAGAACGGGGGTGATGTGAAGACTAAACTGTTTGGCTTGGAAAATGGGAAAATCGATTTTTCAGAGGTCATCACATTCGGCTCGCACGGTGTGGATGAAGTACAGTCTACGGGAGAGGCGAATGAGGCCTCAAATGCTAGCTTTCCTAAGGACGCAGTTGATGAATGGCCTCAAGTGCAAACCCATTATTTTCATTTTGTCAGGCGTCATCGATCTCTTGAGGACCCGAGCTTGAACGCTAAAATAGAGGAGGCTAGGAAAGACATTCAGAAAAAAAGCGAAAAAATCAATCAGTTATATGAAGATTTGAGGGTTAAAAAC TCAGAGAAATCTGAGCTATACGATGAGTTGAATGCTATTAAAGGTGAAAAAGAGCAAAACTGGGCGTTTATAAATGAAAAAAGATCGCAAATGAAGCCCTTGCAGGAAGCTTTGGGCTCCTtacgtggtggtggtggtggagagaAGGGATTTCGCATATGTTCGACTGAGGAGGAGCTTAATCAGCTT ATAAAAAGTGTTGAGTATCGGATGCAACATGAAACTATGTCATTGAAGGAGGAGAAACAACTTGTTAAGGAAATCAAAGAATTGGAGGCAACAAGACCGAAGGTTATTGCTGAAATGGCTAGGAGGGCAGAGATTCAAGAATCCATGGGGCAAAAAGATGTCCTCCAGGATCAGGTCAAG CTTTTAGGTACTAATCTGGACGGAGTACGAAAGCAGCAGGCAGAcataaaagcaaaaacaaatCGTTTGGGTCCGCAACTGGATGCGGTAAAGAAGCAGGTTGACACCATATTGAAGGAGTTGGCAAAGGCTAAGGAACAAAAGGATAAAGCACTTGAGAATTCAAGGAACCTATGGAGTTTACGGGAGGAAGGG AGTAAAGATTTCAATCAAAGCCGGAACATTCTAAGACAGGCAGAAAATCTTGCTGTGACGAAGGATGTAAAGGCCCTTAAGGAACTCAATAATGCCGAG GTTGAGAAATTTATGGCCCAATGGAACAGCAACAAGGCTTTTAGGGATGATTACGAGAAGAAAATTTTGACCTCACTGGACAAGCGACAGCTGAGTAGAGATGGAAGAATGAGGAATTTTGATGAGAAGCCACTGGTGGCGAGGGCAGAGCCACCAAGACCTTCTGAGACAGATGTGGCTTCTAAAGCTACGTCAAAGAAAGAAGTTGCAAAAACCACTTCAAAAGCAGAGAACTTGCCTGCAGAAAAGGCTCAGaaagaattaaataagggaAGCAAGGACTCAAAAACTACTTCAGAACGAGAACTGGAACTGGAACTGGAAGAAGATGTCTTTGTGGTTGATAAACCAAAAAAGACCACTGAAATCAGTGCAGAGAAACTCAAGGAAATGAAGAAGGAAGaggaaaaggaaaaacaaagaCAAGCCTTggagagaaagaagaagatgcAAGAGAAAGCTGCTGCTAAAGCAGCTCTGCGGATCCAGAAGGAAGCTGAAAAGAAGATTAAG GAGCGTGAAAGAAAACTGAAGAAGAAAGAAGCATCAACTGTACAAGCGACCAACGAAGAAGAGCCAACTGAAAATCCTGATGAAAATGCTGATAATTCTGATGAAGTGGAAGAGGTCGTTGAAACTCCAGTCCCATCAAAAGCTAAGGTTCAGCAGGAGAATGCTCTCAGGCACCGTAGACCTATAAAAACTCGAGGTACTCTCCCAAAAGCAATACTTAAAAAGAAGAAATCAGATAAGTATTGGCTTTGGGgttctgctgctgctgctgctgttgtggtTGTTCTGTTGCTTTTCGTTCTTGGTTATAAGTACCTTTTCTGA